The following proteins are encoded in a genomic region of Enterocloster clostridioformis:
- a CDS encoding HPr family phosphocarrier protein, with product MTSMLVKFEQPEQVVDFVNTLSHYDCDADIKYGSCMVDAKSVLGVLYLAVSRTVELILHIDEDGSRDIKNRLAKFAV from the coding sequence ATGACAAGTATGTTAGTTAAGTTTGAACAGCCGGAACAGGTGGTAGATTTTGTGAATACACTGAGCCATTATGACTGTGATGCAGATATTAAGTATGGCAGCTGTATGGTAGACGCCAAGTCCGTTCTGGGAGTTCTTTACCTGGCGGTATCCCGCACAGTGGAGCTGATTCTTCACATTGATGAGGATGGCTCCAGGGATATAAAAAACAGACTTGCGAAATTTGCGGTATAA
- a CDS encoding Hsp20/alpha crystallin family protein: protein MLMPSIFGENLLDDFFDYSFGSHKTFDMMNTDIKDTENGYEITMNMPGVKKEDVKAELKDGYLTIQATTDSSKDEKDSNGTYIRRERYTGSCSRSFYVGDAVTREDIKAKFEDGTLKMLVPKKEAKPAVEEKKYIAIEG, encoded by the coding sequence ATGTTGATGCCTAGTATTTTTGGAGAAAACTTATTGGATGACTTTTTTGATTACTCATTCGGCAGCCACAAGACATTCGATATGATGAATACCGATATCAAGGATACTGAAAATGGCTATGAGATAACCATGAACATGCCCGGTGTCAAAAAAGAAGATGTAAAGGCAGAGCTCAAGGACGGATATCTGACCATACAGGCCACAACAGATTCCAGCAAGGATGAGAAGGATTCCAACGGAACCTACATCCGCAGAGAGCGTTATACCGGTTCCTGCAGCAGAAGCTTCTATGTAGGTGACGCAGTGACCCGGGAGGACATCAAGGCTAAATTTGAGGACGGCACCCTGAAGATGCTGGTTCCCAAGAAAGAAGCAAAACCGGCCGTGGAGGAGAAAAAGTATATTGCAATCGAAGGTTAA
- a CDS encoding Hsp20/alpha crystallin family protein translates to MLMPSIFGENMFDEFFRDPFFDDRDMKKLEKKIYGRRGKNLMKTDIRETDTEYELEMDLPGFKKDEIKVSLKDGYLTICAAKGLDKDEQEKNSGRYIRQERYAGNCERSFYVGGDVTDEDIKGEFKHGILRLSIPKKDAKSLAEEKKYISIEG, encoded by the coding sequence ATGTTAATGCCCAGTATTTTTGGTGAAAACATGTTTGATGAATTTTTCAGGGATCCATTTTTTGACGACAGAGATATGAAAAAGCTGGAGAAAAAAATATATGGACGCAGAGGCAAAAACCTGATGAAAACCGACATCCGTGAAACAGATACAGAATATGAGCTGGAAATGGATTTGCCGGGATTTAAGAAAGACGAAATCAAGGTATCCCTCAAGGACGGATATCTGACCATCTGCGCTGCCAAAGGCTTGGATAAGGATGAGCAGGAGAAGAACAGCGGCAGATATATCCGCCAGGAGCGTTATGCCGGCAACTGTGAGAGAAGCTTCTATGTGGGCGGGGACGTGACTGACGAGGATATAAAGGGTGAATTCAAACACGGCATCCTGAGACTGTCCATTCCCAAGAAGGATGCAAAGTCACTGGCAGAGGAGAAGAAGTATATATCCATTGAGGGATAA
- a CDS encoding ribonucleoside triphosphate reductase, which produces MLLVAKRDGETVEFQLDKITMAIKKAFKATGKSYTADIIELLSLRVTSDFQEKIKDSRISVEDIQDSVEKVLEESGYTDVAKAYILYRKQREKIRNLDKTILDYKDVVDNYVKVEDWRVKENSTITYSVGGLILNNSGAVTANYWLTEVYDREISDAHVNGDIHIHDLSMLTSYSCGWSLRKLLLDGLGGITGKITASPARHLATLCNQMVNFLGIMQNEWAASQSFSSFDTYLAPFVKADNLSYDKVKKCMEAFVFGVNTPSRWGTQAPFSHIFMDLKVPGDMADEKAIVGGRRMEFTYGDCQKEMDMVNRAFLETMLEGDANGLGFQYPIPAYGIGPDYDWSDTEQNRLLFSLASHYGTPYFVNYMGNGMKPEDVRTSYEGIRPDFRVLRKKSGGFFGYGEHTGSVGVVTVNLPRIAYQSKNEKEFFARLDQMMDLAARSLSIKRKVISTLLKNGLYPYTACYLTDFDNHFSSIGVIGMNEAGLNAPWLKAGLESEETEKFAVSVLNHMREKLIGYQMEYGNLYGLEATPAESATFRFARLDREHFSGIRTAGHDGDKPYYTNSTKLPADYDGTLRDALINQDSLQPLYTTGTVFHVYMEQELEDWKQARDLLWGMITEHHIPCFTLSPVYTICQTCGYLPGRQETCPKCKGAADVYSRIAGYYRPVHDWNDGKAQEFKNRIMFHLHDDRRDSE; this is translated from the coding sequence ATGCTTTTAGTGGCTAAAAGAGACGGGGAAACCGTGGAATTCCAATTGGATAAGATAACGATGGCTATCAAGAAGGCCTTTAAAGCAACAGGTAAATCATACACGGCTGATATTATTGAGCTATTGTCGCTCCGGGTCACCTCTGATTTCCAGGAGAAGATAAAAGACAGCCGGATTAGCGTGGAGGATATTCAGGACAGCGTGGAAAAGGTTCTGGAGGAATCCGGATACACTGATGTGGCCAAGGCATACATACTGTACCGGAAACAGAGAGAGAAAATCAGGAATTTAGATAAGACCATCCTTGACTATAAGGATGTGGTGGATAACTACGTAAAGGTGGAGGACTGGCGCGTCAAGGAAAATTCCACCATCACATATTCTGTTGGCGGGCTGATTCTGAACAATTCCGGCGCAGTGACTGCCAATTACTGGCTTACGGAAGTGTATGACAGGGAGATTTCCGATGCCCATGTAAACGGGGACATCCATATCCACGATTTGTCCATGCTGACCAGCTACAGCTGCGGATGGTCCCTCAGGAAGCTTCTGCTGGACGGCCTGGGCGGCATTACCGGGAAAATTACCGCATCCCCGGCCAGGCACCTGGCCACCCTCTGCAACCAGATGGTAAACTTTCTGGGAATCATGCAGAATGAGTGGGCTGCCTCCCAGTCATTTTCGTCCTTTGACACCTACCTGGCTCCCTTTGTGAAGGCGGATAACCTGTCCTACGATAAGGTCAAGAAATGCATGGAGGCGTTTGTCTTTGGAGTCAACACCCCCAGCCGCTGGGGTACCCAGGCCCCATTTTCCCACATTTTCATGGACCTGAAGGTGCCAGGGGATATGGCTGATGAAAAGGCCATTGTGGGCGGCAGGAGAATGGAATTTACATACGGGGACTGCCAGAAGGAAATGGACATGGTGAACCGGGCGTTCCTGGAAACCATGCTGGAAGGCGATGCCAATGGCCTGGGATTCCAGTATCCCATTCCGGCTTATGGGATAGGACCGGATTATGACTGGTCGGATACGGAACAAAACCGGTTATTGTTTTCCCTGGCATCCCATTACGGCACCCCGTATTTCGTCAATTACATGGGAAACGGCATGAAACCGGAAGATGTAAGGACTTCTTATGAAGGAATCCGGCCGGACTTCCGTGTGCTGCGGAAAAAATCAGGCGGCTTTTTCGGGTACGGAGAGCATACGGGTTCCGTGGGCGTGGTCACGGTCAATCTTCCCAGGATTGCGTACCAGTCAAAGAACGAAAAGGAGTTTTTTGCCCGGCTGGACCAGATGATGGACCTGGCTGCCCGTTCCCTGAGCATTAAGCGGAAGGTGATCTCCACCCTGTTAAAAAATGGACTTTATCCCTATACGGCCTGTTACCTCACTGATTTTGACAATCACTTTTCATCCATCGGCGTCATCGGCATGAATGAAGCAGGACTCAATGCACCGTGGCTGAAGGCCGGCCTGGAATCCGAAGAGACAGAGAAGTTCGCTGTCTCTGTCCTGAACCATATGCGTGAAAAGCTGATTGGATACCAGATGGAGTACGGTAATCTCTACGGCCTGGAAGCAACGCCCGCAGAATCAGCTACCTTCCGTTTCGCCAGACTGGACCGGGAGCATTTCTCCGGGATCCGGACAGCCGGTCATGATGGGGACAAGCCTTATTATACAAACAGCACCAAGCTGCCCGCAGATTATGACGGTACATTGCGGGATGCGCTCATAAACCAGGATTCCCTGCAGCCGCTTTATACCACAGGCACTGTATTCCATGTGTACATGGAGCAGGAACTGGAGGACTGGAAACAGGCAAGGGACCTGCTCTGGGGAATGATTACAGAGCACCATATTCCCTGTTTCACACTGTCTCCCGTTTACACCATCTGCCAGACCTGCGGCTACCTGCCCGGCAGGCAGGAGACTTGTCCGAAATGCAAAGGAGCTGCGGATGTTTACAGCAGGATTGCGGGCTATTACAGGCCGGTCCATGACTGGAACGACGGCAAGGCACAGGAGTTTAAAAACAGGATTATGTTCCATTTGCATGATGACAGGAGAGACAGCGAATAA
- a CDS encoding PhzF family phenazine biosynthesis protein: protein MDVYVANAFSKDNKGGNKAGVVLQQACLNEAEKTKTAFLLGYSETAFVFDSELADFKLEYFTSAGEVPLCGHATIGTFTVTRHLGMLKKPEYTIETKSGILRIRADESGLIFMEQNIPKFYERLDKGDVQACFDSDVITDTLPVQIVSTGLRDILVPVREPEILGRMTPDFAAITRLSRKKKCIGIHAFSPAKERGLAAICRNFAPLYGIDEESATGTSNCALACYLYEYASRQDQYIFEQGHNLNSISRIYVNLDTEDNTITGVWAGGYGYLSCVRSVAV, encoded by the coding sequence ATGGATGTTTATGTGGCAAATGCGTTCAGCAAAGATAACAAGGGCGGAAATAAGGCGGGAGTGGTCTTGCAGCAGGCCTGCCTGAATGAAGCAGAAAAAACAAAAACAGCCTTTCTGCTGGGGTATTCAGAGACAGCCTTTGTCTTTGACTCAGAGCTGGCTGATTTTAAATTAGAATACTTTACCTCTGCAGGGGAAGTACCTCTGTGCGGTCATGCCACAATCGGGACTTTTACTGTGACGCGGCATTTAGGGATGCTCAAAAAACCGGAGTACACCATTGAGACAAAATCCGGTATATTGAGAATACGTGCGGATGAAAGCGGCCTGATTTTCATGGAGCAGAATATCCCGAAATTCTACGAAAGGCTGGATAAGGGGGATGTGCAGGCATGCTTTGATTCAGACGTCATCACCGATACCTTACCTGTGCAAATCGTATCCACAGGTTTAAGGGATATCCTGGTTCCGGTAAGGGAGCCTGAGATTCTGGGCAGGATGACGCCAGATTTTGCCGCCATCACCAGGCTGAGCCGGAAGAAAAAATGCATCGGCATCCATGCGTTTTCCCCTGCAAAAGAGAGGGGATTGGCCGCCATATGCAGGAATTTCGCCCCGCTTTACGGCATAGATGAGGAATCCGCCACCGGCACCTCCAATTGTGCGCTGGCCTGCTATTTATACGAGTACGCATCCAGGCAAGATCAGTATATCTTTGAACAGGGACATAATCTTAACAGCATTTCCAGAATATACGTTAATCTGGACACCGAAGATAATACGATTACGGGGGTATGGGCGGGAGGATACGGGTATTTGTCCTGTGTGAGAAGTGTTGCGGTTTAA
- a CDS encoding DUF4317 family protein yields the protein MINREDMLELTRRMTLSRTSFTRIAGCYVDRDGDFDGSFNINFLKLSASERTKKLKLAKEIPFAATNVNLRKYEYTQSARKPGSMWQLLMAMNECGLKNDALMDTFYDVVMEHYRADREYAILVFHDRYDIPAKGSDRERQWESEEVFEYMICAVCPLSGKYEPDKPVCGFLFPAFTDRSGDLNHIDVFQADADRPHNEILKLLGIN from the coding sequence ATGATAAACAGAGAAGACATGCTGGAGCTTACAAGACGGATGACCCTTTCCCGCACCTCCTTTACCAGGATTGCGGGATGTTATGTGGACAGGGACGGGGATTTTGACGGAAGTTTTAATATTAATTTTCTGAAATTATCAGCATCAGAACGGACAAAGAAACTGAAACTGGCTAAGGAAATCCCCTTTGCAGCCACAAATGTAAACCTGAGAAAATACGAATATACTCAAAGCGCACGGAAGCCGGGAAGTATGTGGCAGCTGCTCATGGCCATGAACGAATGCGGCCTGAAAAATGATGCCCTGATGGATACCTTTTATGATGTTGTCATGGAGCATTACCGTGCGGACAGGGAGTATGCCATCCTTGTGTTCCATGACCGTTATGATATCCCGGCAAAAGGTTCTGACAGGGAACGCCAGTGGGAATCAGAGGAAGTATTTGAATATATGATTTGCGCCGTCTGCCCCCTGAGCGGAAAGTATGAGCCGGATAAACCCGTATGCGGATTTTTGTTCCCTGCCTTTACGGACAGGAGCGGGGATCTGAATCACATTGATGTGTTTCAGGCGGATGCGGACAGGCCTCACAATGAAATACTGAAGCTTTTGGGAATCAATTGA
- a CDS encoding DnaJ C-terminal domain-containing protein codes for MMKKDYYDVLGVSRTADAAAIKKAYRKLAKKYHPDSNVGNVQAEERFKELNEAYDILGDKKKRELYDQYGHAAFDETAGAYGSTESNGFGNGPHYAYRDMNNGYFEGGEDMDDILKHIFGGSGAFHRGTANGFRGNGFNKTYSRHGFPEKGADIQRSIEVSFDEAAFGCKKIIRLQDENGQVQSMEVTIPAGIADGKVMRLKGKGMAGTNGGEPGNLLLNITVHDKPGFRRDGQNVYTTVTIPFTTAVLGGEVKISTIYGDVICKIKAGTQSGSQIRLKGEGIVVSGNPAVHGDQYVTVEVQVPKNLTPEAKQKLKEFEQLCNETGKSTHGGYAA; via the coding sequence ATGATGAAAAAAGATTATTATGATGTTTTAGGTGTCAGCAGGACAGCAGATGCCGCGGCAATCAAAAAAGCATACAGGAAACTGGCAAAAAAGTATCATCCGGACAGCAATGTGGGAAATGTCCAGGCAGAAGAGCGTTTCAAAGAACTAAATGAGGCCTATGATATACTGGGTGACAAGAAAAAGCGGGAATTATACGACCAGTATGGGCATGCAGCATTTGATGAGACAGCCGGAGCTTATGGAAGCACAGAAAGCAATGGTTTTGGGAATGGCCCCCATTATGCCTACAGAGATATGAATAATGGCTATTTTGAAGGCGGAGAGGATATGGACGATATTCTGAAACATATTTTCGGAGGTTCCGGTGCTTTTCATAGAGGAACCGCCAATGGATTCCGGGGTAACGGATTCAACAAAACCTATTCCAGACATGGATTCCCGGAAAAGGGGGCAGACATCCAGAGAAGCATAGAAGTCAGTTTCGATGAAGCGGCCTTTGGCTGCAAAAAAATAATCCGTCTGCAGGACGAAAACGGACAGGTGCAGTCAATGGAGGTAACTATTCCGGCAGGCATTGCGGACGGCAAAGTAATGCGTTTAAAAGGAAAAGGTATGGCCGGAACCAATGGCGGGGAGCCTGGAAACCTGCTCCTGAACATAACAGTTCATGACAAACCGGGATTCCGCAGAGACGGCCAGAATGTTTATACAACCGTTACAATTCCGTTTACAACAGCAGTGCTTGGCGGCGAAGTCAAGATTTCCACGATTTATGGTGATGTTATATGCAAGATAAAGGCAGGTACACAGTCCGGAAGCCAGATCCGTCTGAAGGGTGAGGGCATTGTGGTCTCAGGAAATCCAGCTGTACATGGCGACCAGTATGTGACAGTAGAGGTGCAGGTTCCAAAGAACCTGACGCCAGAGGCAAAGCAGAAATTAAAAGAATTTGAACAGCTCTGCAATGAAACTGGCAAAAGTACCCATGGCGGATATGCCGCTTAA
- a CDS encoding replication initiation factor domain-containing protein, whose amino-acid sequence MEGNLITLSNGLVVSVDWLSFTVMSTADVVDVLDMFGYVMDDFTRMPKGARGYRTMFRLNGYSLSVLCDGNPDMGIHIDVAGSAIGELVRSFSETLKVNTPFGEGYDIDFDSTFMVALLERIRDNGHVTRIDIAIDDIGCKYFSTDDVCRLYSNTQIVSKFRNMRNVVESEVSGRKTGHTVYFGSRTSDIFLRVYDKQLERNRKLSATGTHIDNPWVRWELELKNDRAVSVSKMLTSGIPLGAVAVGVLGHYMRMIELDDINRSRCSTYPVWADFMDGVSSLKITVPKYEKTMDEKKTWIKRQVMPTLAAVILADGGSLEFVEDNLENGLNRMNKSLYKMAMDELCN is encoded by the coding sequence ATGGAAGGAAACTTAATAACCCTGTCTAATGGGTTGGTTGTGTCGGTTGACTGGCTGTCGTTCACGGTCATGTCAACGGCTGATGTTGTGGATGTGCTGGATATGTTTGGTTATGTGATGGATGATTTCACACGGATGCCAAAAGGTGCCCGTGGTTACAGGACCATGTTTCGGCTTAACGGCTATTCACTCAGCGTTTTGTGTGATGGTAACCCGGACATGGGTATACATATTGATGTGGCCGGTTCTGCCATAGGTGAACTGGTCCGAAGTTTTTCGGAAACATTGAAAGTAAATACCCCCTTCGGTGAGGGGTACGACATAGATTTTGATAGTACCTTTATGGTGGCTCTCTTGGAGCGCATACGGGACAATGGTCATGTTACCAGGATTGATATTGCGATAGACGATATCGGCTGTAAGTACTTCTCAACGGATGATGTTTGCAGACTTTACTCAAACACTCAGATTGTCTCAAAGTTCCGTAACATGCGTAACGTGGTTGAATCCGAAGTATCCGGCCGTAAAACAGGCCATACGGTATACTTTGGCAGTCGTACAAGTGATATCTTTTTGAGGGTTTATGATAAGCAGTTAGAGCGCAATCGCAAGCTTTCTGCAACTGGTACTCACATTGATAACCCATGGGTCCGCTGGGAGCTTGAACTTAAGAATGACCGGGCGGTTAGTGTATCTAAAATGCTTACATCTGGTATTCCCCTGGGTGCTGTTGCTGTTGGTGTCCTGGGGCATTACATGCGGATGATTGAGCTTGACGATATCAATCGTTCTCGTTGTTCTACATATCCCGTCTGGGCTGATTTTATGGATGGAGTATCATCACTTAAGATAACCGTCCCAAAGTATGAAAAGACCATGGACGAGAAAAAGACCTGGATAAAAAGGCAGGTCATGCCTACTCTCGCCGCTGTCATTTTGGCTGATGGTGGGAGCCTTGAATTTGTAGAGGATAACCTGGAAAATGGTTTAAATCGTATGAATAAGTCATTGTATAAAATGGCAATGGATGAACTTTGTAATTGA
- a CDS encoding ATP-binding protein, with amino-acid sequence METNLLDGSLNPVNVARVIKHNHDFYKSHPGYFRPEGLLVFCGEQGSGKTLSAVQYVKRLCEEYPRAILCTNVQISGLSPATEVVEYDGLDCLKNLENGYYGVIYLIDEIHLEFNSLESKNIDIEVMIEVSQQRKQRKHIIGTSQVYGRLAKPFREQIRNVVLCSNFCKILQINTLIDGAKSVEKDGKLITESVKRFFWFHKPELYDSYDTYAKMKRYKKEWQGRRLS; translated from the coding sequence ATGGAAACTAACTTATTGGATGGTAGCTTAAACCCGGTCAATGTTGCAAGGGTGATTAAGCATAACCATGATTTTTATAAGTCACATCCGGGTTACTTTCGGCCTGAGGGATTGTTGGTCTTTTGTGGAGAACAAGGGTCTGGAAAAACCTTGTCCGCTGTGCAGTATGTTAAGCGGTTATGTGAGGAATATCCCCGGGCTATCCTGTGCACCAATGTCCAGATTAGTGGCCTCTCTCCTGCTACTGAGGTGGTCGAATACGACGGCCTGGATTGTCTTAAAAACCTGGAAAATGGTTATTATGGTGTGATTTATTTGATTGATGAAATTCACCTGGAATTTAACAGCCTGGAATCAAAGAACATTGACATTGAGGTTATGATTGAGGTCAGCCAGCAGAGAAAACAAAGAAAGCATATCATAGGTACATCCCAGGTATACGGGCGGCTTGCAAAACCGTTCCGGGAGCAAATTAGAAATGTGGTGCTTTGTTCCAATTTCTGCAAAATCCTTCAGATTAATACCCTGATTGATGGTGCAAAATCGGTTGAAAAGGATGGAAAGCTAATCACGGAATCAGTAAAGCGGTTCTTTTGGTTCCATAAGCCTGAATTGTATGATAGCTATGATACATACGCAAAAATGAAACGTTATAAAAAAGAATGGCAAGGAAGGAGGTTGTCTTGA
- a CDS encoding zonular occludens toxin domain-containing protein, producing the protein MALKYRKKGWYVYSNVHIPGTYHFDTVDIGVAHFPENSILLIDEVGLVWDNRNFKSFPEHVKVYFKYQRQYKHIVYLFSQSFDVDKKIRDLTDHLYIIHNFLNCFSIARRITKTVAVVHADKSASGESKIVDDYNIDSLFLAPFGSVRFTYIPKYVKYFNSYNPPLLPEKEFEYMPFPELVKQGKLGALRRAMAGGRVQLHEVVRKWNRKKR; encoded by the coding sequence ATGGCACTTAAATACCGTAAGAAGGGGTGGTACGTCTATAGCAACGTGCATATACCTGGAACTTATCACTTCGATACCGTTGATATTGGTGTTGCCCATTTTCCTGAAAATTCTATCCTGCTTATAGATGAGGTGGGCCTTGTATGGGATAACCGTAATTTCAAGTCCTTCCCGGAACACGTAAAGGTTTATTTCAAATATCAGCGGCAGTATAAACATATCGTGTATCTGTTCTCCCAGTCCTTTGATGTTGACAAGAAGATACGTGACCTTACTGACCATCTGTACATCATCCACAACTTCCTGAACTGCTTTTCCATTGCCAGGCGTATCACAAAGACAGTTGCCGTTGTCCATGCGGATAAGTCGGCCAGCGGTGAATCAAAGATAGTGGATGATTACAACATTGATTCCCTGTTCCTGGCCCCCTTCGGTTCCGTGCGTTTTACCTACATCCCGAAGTATGTAAAGTATTTCAATTCCTACAATCCTCCCCTGCTCCCGGAGAAGGAGTTTGAATACATGCCGTTCCCGGAACTGGTGAAACAGGGGAAGCTGGGAGCGCTCCGCCGCGCGATGGCCGGCGGACGCGTACAGCTTCATGAGGTCGTGAGGAAATGGAACCGTAAGAAACGGTGA
- a CDS encoding zonular occludens toxin domain-containing protein, whose translation MALKYRKKGWHVYSNVHIPGTYHFDTVDIGVAHFPENSILLIDEVGLVWDNRNFKSFPEHVKVYFKYQRQYKHIVYLFSQSFDVDKKIRDLTDHLYIIHNFLNCFSIARRITKTVAVVHADKSASGESKIVDDYNIDSLLLAPFGSVRFTYIPKYVKYFNSYNPPQLPEKEFEYMPFPELVKQGKLGALRRAMAGGRVQLHEVVRKWNRKKR comes from the coding sequence ATGGCACTTAAATACCGTAAGAAGGGGTGGCACGTCTATAGCAACGTGCATATACCTGGAACTTATCACTTCGATACCGTTGATATTGGTGTTGCCCATTTTCCTGAAAATTCTATCCTGCTTATAGATGAGGTGGGCCTTGTATGGGATAACCGTAATTTCAAGTCCTTCCCGGAACACGTAAAGGTTTATTTCAAATATCAGCGGCAGTATAAACATATCGTGTATCTGTTCTCCCAGTCCTTTGATGTTGACAAGAAGATACGTGACCTTACTGACCATCTGTACATCATCCACAACTTCCTGAACTGCTTTTCCATTGCCAGGCGTATCACAAAGACAGTTGCCGTTGTCCATGCGGATAAGTCGGCCAGCGGTGAATCAAAGATAGTGGATGATTACAACATTGATTCCCTGCTCCTGGCCCCCTTCGGTTCCGTGCGTTTTACCTACATCCCGAAGTATGTAAAGTATTTCAATTCCTACAATCCTCCCCAGCTCCCGGAGAAGGAGTTTGAATACATGCCGTTCCCGGAACTGGTGAAACAGGGGAAGCTGGGAGCGCTCCGCCGCGCGATGGCCGGCGGGCGCGTACAGCTTCATGAGGTCGTGAGGAAATGGAACCGTAAGAAACGGTGA
- a CDS encoding DUF2726 domain-containing protein has protein sequence MIIKAINQKRKSTVQTTQTFKKTEENTEKNNNINKNQYKKKNFLTCTEKKFLSALHELKKYDLIIIPQVNLATIIQKTGEFKYQNELYRNIDFGIFDKNYNILLLIELNDISHQQYKRRERDMKVKEIVKQADIKLINFYTDKPNKPEYVTKRIINELAISIPNYEINQIKEDEKDKQPSTTHQDGREAILKDFKEDNPYE, from the coding sequence ATGATAATTAAAGCAATCAATCAAAAAAGAAAATCAACAGTACAAACGACACAGACATTTAAAAAGACAGAAGAAAACACAGAAAAAAATAATAATATTAATAAAAATCAATATAAAAAAAAGAACTTTCTTACCTGTACAGAAAAAAAATTCCTATCAGCGTTACATGAACTTAAAAAATATGATTTAATTATCATACCCCAAGTAAATTTAGCTACAATTATACAAAAAACAGGTGAATTTAAATATCAAAATGAATTATATCGAAATATTGATTTTGGTATATTTGATAAAAATTATAATATTCTACTTTTAATTGAATTAAATGATATATCACATCAACAATACAAACGGCGAGAAAGAGACATGAAAGTAAAAGAAATTGTCAAACAAGCCGATATAAAACTTATTAATTTTTATACAGATAAACCTAATAAACCAGAATATGTAACAAAAAGAATCATAAATGAACTTGCGATATCTATACCAAATTATGAAATAAATCAAATTAAAGAAGATGAAAAAGACAAACAGCCATCCACAACACACCAGGATGGACGAGAAGCGATTTTAAAGGATTTTAAGGAGGATAACCCATATGAATGA
- a CDS encoding zonular occludens toxin domain-containing protein, whose amino-acid sequence MALKYRKKGWHVYSNVHIPGTYHFDTVDIGVAHFPENSILLIDEVGLVWDNRNFKSFPEHVKVYFKYQRQYKHIVYLFSQSFDVDKKIRDLTDHLYIIHNFLNCFSIARRITKTVAVVHADKSASGESKIVDDYNIDSLLLAPFGSVRFTYIPKYVKYFNSYNPPLLPEKEFEYMPFPELVKQGKLGALRRAMAGGRVQLHEVVRKWNRKKR is encoded by the coding sequence ATGGCACTTAAATACCGTAAGAAGGGGTGGCACGTCTATAGCAACGTGCATATACCTGGAACTTATCACTTCGATACCGTTGATATTGGTGTTGCCCATTTTCCTGAAAATTCTATCCTGCTTATCGATGAGGTAGGCCTTGTATGGGATAACCGTAATTTCAAGTCCTTCCCGGAACACGTGAAGGTCTATTTCAAATATCAGCGGCAGTATAAACATATCGTGTATCTGTTCTCCCAGTCCTTTGATGTTGACAAGAAGATACGTGACCTTACTGACCATCTGTACATCATCCACAACTTCCTGAACTGCTTTTCCATTGCCAGGCGTATCACAAAGACAGTTGCCGTTGTCCATGCGGATAAATCTGCCAGTGGTGAATCAAAGATAGTGGATGATTACAACATTGATTCCCTGCTCCTGGCCCCCTTCGGTTCCGTGCGTTTTACCTACATCCCGAAGTATGTAAAGTATTTCAATTCCTACAATCCTCCTCTGCTCCCGGAGAAGGAGTTTGAATACATGCCGTTCCCGGAACTGGTGAAACAGGGGAAGCTGGGAGCGCTCCGCCGCGCGATGGCCGGCGGGCGCGTACAGCTTCATGAGGTCGTGAGGAAATGGAACCGTAAGAAACGGTGA